The genomic interval AAACAGGCATATGAGTCAATCTCGTGAACATTGGATTGTATTTCAAAGCTTTtatttcaaaggctttttctagGCACTACTAGACTATATATATGCACTCTTGAGGACACGGAATGGTCTAACCATCTGTATATTCACAGCAGGCGCTCAAAAATGTTTACTAAATGAGCAAATGCCTCTTGGAAGAGAGGACAAACATAGCACAGTACACTGGAAGTCAAAAGAGTTTTACTGAGAGGTAGAGGACAAAAGATCCTGGCGTTTGTAGATTTCAAGGACCTTTGAGAAAAAAGAGTTTGAGCAGAGAAAGTTGAATGGGGTCAAATTAGGAAAGAGTAATGGGTTAAAAATTGAGAACAGGTGAGCGCAGGTGCCTCTTGATGCAAGCAAAGGAGGGAGCTTTGATGAGAGATTTGTGAGGATAGAGGAGACCTAAAGGAGTGTGTGGCCTGAGAAGGAGCCATGAGTATAGAGAACAGTCCTTAAAAAGCAGGGGCCATGTCACAGCAGCTAGGGATAGATCCAGAGCACAGCTGGAGAAGCCCGACTTCTTCATGGGAGGAAGAGCAGGCAGGAAGGGAGTGAGGACCCAAGAATGCACCTGGAAGGTTAGGGAGCTCGCCTTGGTGTTGACCCCAGGATAGAGGAGTGAGTGCTCTTCTGTCCGAGAGAAGAGGGTGATAGAGCCACTGCTGCTGGGAATTCCTGCTGGGGTCACTTTTCACCTTGCTACTGGGAGTCTCAGCTGAGCCTCCCCTTGACCAGTCTCCTAAGCCACATGGGGACCTTAGGGCACTAAGGAGTGGGGGGCCAGCCAGGGTCCTGCAGCGGGTCCATACGCCTCCTGACTTCCTGCCCCAGGCTCTGCCCTTACCTGTCTCCCACCCACAGGTTCCCCTTCTACTTTGAGCTCAAAATCGCCTTTGTGATATGGCTGCTGTCCCCTTATACCAAAGGCTCCAGCGTGCTCTACCGCAAGTTCGTGCACCCAACCCTGTCCAACAAAGAGAAGGTCTGTTGGAACAAGGGATGCTCGCTTCCCACCTATCTCGGGTCAAGGCAGCCCAGTGCCTGCAGCCACGTGCATTCATGGCTCTCCCTGTGGGTGATCTGGGAGGGCCCTGGCTCCCTGGGGCAGGCAGTGCCAGGTGTGAACAAGGGTAAAACAGGGTAGGACCCAGCCCTCACCTCTTCCTCCAACCCCTCAGGAGATAGACGAGTACATCACACAGGCCCGAGACAAGAGCTATGAGACCATGATGAGGGTGGGCAAGAGGGGTCTGAATCTGGCCGCCAATGCTGCAGTCACGGCTGCTGCCAAGGTGAGTTGGGGGCAGACCCAGCTCCCAGGCCCCAGCTTGCTCATCTCGTCCCCCAGCCAGTCCCCTTTGCATCCACCGCATCCTCGGGTCGGTGAAGGTTTGGGGGCTTGTGCAGCTTGGGGTTCCCATCCTGCCTTTAACATCCCCCCACTAAAGGACTTCCACTCAGCAGACCACAGTTTCCTCACCCATCCAAAGGGAACGCGTGGCCCCCGCCTGTTAGAGCTGCCgtgggatggggtgaggacaCCATGGGGAGAGCACTGAGTCCAGTGGCTGCCCGGTGCCCCATGGtgacctctctctccaccccgcCCCTTCTTCTCCGGTCCTCCCGGTGCGTGGTGGTGACCCCAGGGCCAGGGGGTGCTATCAGAGAAGCTCCGAAGCTTCAGCATGCAGGACTTGACTCTGATCCGGGACGAGGACGCACTGCCCCTGCAGGGGCCCGACGGCCGCCTCAGAGCCAGCCCCGGCAGCCTCCTGGACACCATTGAAGACCTGGGTAGAGGCCGGGCCCAGGGCGGGCAGGGGGCAAGGGTGAGGAGGCTGGGTGCGAGAGAGACCAGACCCCtgctctcctttcctccccaaaCCAGGAGATGACCCCACCCTCAGCGTAAGGTCAGGCACCAACCAGGCAGATCCCCGGACAGAGATCTCTGAGGATGACATGGGAGACAAGGCCCCTAAGAGGGTCAAACCCATCAAAAAAGTGCCCAAAGCCGAGGTGAGAGCCGGGCCAGAGCTTGGGGAAGTGGGAAGGGCTTGTGGCTCCAGGCAGAGCCCTCcgtctccctctcttccttccacaGCCACCGGCTTCCAAGATGCTGAAGACCCGGCCCAAGAAGAAGACCTCCGCAGGGGGTGACTCAGCTTGaggccccagccccctccccgcaGGCTGCAGAATCCCGGCTCCACACTGTGCCAGCAGCCCTCAGCCTCAGGCCCCGGGGCCTCTCAGATGGCTGTTTCCGGTGCCTCCCAGTGGCCATTCCCCTGGAAGGGCTTGGGAAAGAGAAGGGAGGCCCTGCTGTGGGGGGCCGAGGGTAGAGGCTGGACCCAGGAGCTGAGGATGGAGCCACTCGAGGAGGTGCGGGCCCCTCAGAGCCCAAATGCTACCCTCCCCGctccagccccgcccccgcccacccAGTGCCTTGCTGAAGACCATGGCCATCCCCTTGTCCTAACACGTGGCCCCACTGCTCTCTCTGAGTCAGGGGCGGCCGCCAGCCACAGCCCAGACTGACTGGAGCTTGAAGGCCCAGCAGAGAAGGAGGCGTGGGGAGGCCTCGGAGAACCTGGGCTCTGGGCCTGCAGGTGTGAATGGAGGACAGGGGCTCAGTGTGTGTTTAAGTGACCAGGAGCCAGGCCAGAGCTGCAGCTGAGGGTGTTGGGTAGGGCTGTGAGCTACCTGTGCCCACTGAAAAGAGGTGGTGTGCGTGTGTGAAAgagaaaatgtgtatgtgtgtgtgagtgtgtatcttTCTGGGTCTAGAGCTGGGGGCTTTTGAGTAAAGGACTTTCCCTCCAGCAGTAACCTCCCCCCACCCAACCCAGCTGCCCTTTCCCCCCTCGGCCCTCCCGcctactctctgagcctcagaggaCCCCAGCCCATGAGAGAGTAGGGCTCCAAGGGGCCTCTCACCCGCTGCTCTGCCCTTGATCCGCTCCTCTCTTGCCTCCTCC from Dama dama isolate Ldn47 chromosome 9, ASM3311817v1, whole genome shotgun sequence carries:
- the REEP2 gene encoding receptor expression-enhancing protein 2 isoform X3 yields the protein MVSWIISRLVVLIFGTLYPAYSSYKAVKTKNVKEYVKWMMYWIVFAFFTTAETLTDIVLSWFPFYFELKIAFVIWLLSPYTKGSSVLYRKFVHPTLSNKEKEIDEYITQARDKSYETMMRVGKRGLNLAANAAVTAAAKGVLSEKLRSFSMQDLTLIRDEDALPLQGPDGRLRASPGSLLDTIEDLGDDPTLSVRSGTNQADPRTEISEDDMGDKAPKRVKPIKKVPKAEPPASKMLKTRPKKKTSAGGDSA
- the REEP2 gene encoding receptor expression-enhancing protein 2 isoform X1, with the translated sequence MKASEDLNPGFGTQKRLIFGTLYPAYSSYKAVKTKNVKEYVKWMMYWIVFAFFTTAETLTDIVLSWFPFYFELKIAFVIWLLSPYTKGSSVLYRKFVHPTLSNKEKEIDEYITQARDKSYETMMRVGKRGLNLAANAAVTAAAKGQGVLSEKLRSFSMQDLTLIRDEDALPLQGPDGRLRASPGSLLDTIEDLGDDPTLSVRSGTNQADPRTEISEDDMGDKAPKRVKPIKKVPKAEPPASKMLKTRPKKKTSAGGDSA
- the REEP2 gene encoding receptor expression-enhancing protein 2 isoform X2; the protein is MVSWIISRLVVLIFGTLYPAYSSYKAVKTKNVKEYVKWMMYWIVFAFFTTAETLTDIVLSWFPFYFELKIAFVIWLLSPYTKGSSVLYRKFVHPTLSNKEKEIDEYITQARDKSYETMMRVGKRGLNLAANAAVTAAAKGQGVLSEKLRSFSMQDLTLIRDEDALPLQGPDGRLRASPGSLLDTIEDLGDDPTLSVRSGTNQADPRTEISEDDMGDKAPKRVKPIKKVPKAEPPASKMLKTRPKKKTSAGGDSA